From Bradyrhizobium sp. NDS-1, the proteins below share one genomic window:
- a CDS encoding alpha/beta fold hydrolase, whose protein sequence is MTAHYDIFEAGDVTLQSGAVFSALKLAYKTYGTLSPAKDNVILYPTSFSAQHFDTEWLIGPDGVLDPTRYFIIVPNLFGNGLSSSPSNTAAPFPEVTYHDAVAVQHRLLTERFGIARLALVYGWSMGGMQAYHWAALHPDMVARAAVVCGSARCAPYNYVFLESVKAALTADPAFRDGRFAGKPVAGYRAMGRVYAGWAMSHGFYRDELWREAGFASLEDYLVRTWDAAFARRDANDLLAQIGIWQRGDISRCGAFGGNLDRALAAIRAHMLLMPGATDRYFDVRDNEDELGRLTNARSAVLHPIPSLHGHRAGNPVGNLRDQAFIKAEIAALLGK, encoded by the coding sequence TTGACGGCACATTACGACATCTTCGAAGCCGGCGACGTCACCCTCCAGTCCGGGGCCGTCTTCTCCGCGCTGAAGCTCGCCTACAAGACCTACGGCACGTTGAGCCCGGCAAAGGACAACGTCATCCTCTATCCGACCTCGTTCAGCGCGCAGCATTTCGACACCGAGTGGCTGATCGGCCCGGACGGCGTGCTCGATCCCACGCGCTATTTCATCATTGTCCCGAACTTGTTCGGCAACGGCCTGTCGTCCTCGCCGTCGAATACCGCGGCGCCGTTCCCCGAGGTGACTTATCACGATGCGGTCGCGGTCCAGCACCGGCTGCTCACCGAGCGCTTCGGCATCGCAAGGCTCGCCCTCGTCTACGGCTGGTCGATGGGCGGCATGCAGGCCTATCACTGGGCGGCGCTGCATCCCGATATGGTCGCGCGCGCGGCCGTGGTCTGCGGCAGTGCGCGTTGTGCGCCCTATAATTACGTCTTCCTGGAAAGCGTGAAGGCGGCGCTCACCGCCGATCCCGCCTTCCGCGACGGCCGTTTCGCCGGGAAGCCCGTCGCCGGCTATCGCGCCATGGGGCGCGTCTATGCCGGCTGGGCGATGTCACACGGGTTCTATCGCGACGAGCTCTGGCGCGAGGCCGGCTTCGCCTCGCTGGAGGACTACCTCGTTCGCACCTGGGATGCGGCCTTTGCCCGCCGCGACGCCAATGATCTCCTGGCGCAGATCGGCATCTGGCAGCGTGGCGACATCAGTCGCTGTGGAGCATTCGGCGGCAACCTCGATCGGGCGCTGGCGGCGATCAGGGCGCACATGCTGCTGATGCCGGGCGCGACCGATCGTTATTTCGACGTCCGCGACAACGAGGACGAACTCGGCCGGCTGACCAACGCGAGATCGGCCGTGCTGCATCCGATCCCGTCCCTGCACGG
- a CDS encoding MBL fold metallo-hydrolase: MPLWSCETCGAQFPSGGNPPVSCPICEDERQFVNWEGQSFLTREELMRGYRLVGRDDLGLTGIGLEPSFAIGQRALLVPQGDGCVMWDCIPLATDEAIQYVAALGGLKAIAISHPHYYGAVADWSDTFGGVPVYLHADDRAFVTRPHPSIVHWTGESHRISDDVLLLRTGGHFAGATMLHAARCADGRGALLTGDIAQVTMDRRFVSFMYSYPNYMPLNAAAVRRIATAVEPLAFDRIYGAWWGRNIATGAKAAFAASVERYIAAIA, from the coding sequence ATGCCTCTCTGGTCCTGCGAAACCTGCGGCGCTCAATTCCCGAGCGGTGGAAATCCGCCCGTCTCCTGCCCGATTTGCGAGGACGAGCGGCAGTTCGTGAACTGGGAAGGGCAGAGCTTCCTCACGCGCGAGGAGCTCATGCGGGGATACCGACTGGTGGGACGCGACGATCTCGGCCTCACCGGCATCGGCCTGGAGCCGAGCTTCGCCATCGGGCAGCGCGCGCTGCTGGTGCCTCAAGGCGACGGCTGCGTGATGTGGGATTGCATTCCGCTCGCAACCGATGAAGCCATCCAATACGTTGCCGCACTCGGCGGACTGAAGGCCATCGCGATCTCGCATCCGCACTACTACGGCGCGGTCGCCGACTGGAGCGACACATTTGGCGGGGTGCCGGTCTACCTGCATGCCGACGATCGCGCTTTCGTCACACGGCCGCATCCCTCGATCGTGCACTGGACCGGCGAAAGCCACCGCATCTCCGACGATGTGCTGCTGCTGCGCACCGGCGGTCATTTTGCCGGCGCCACCATGCTGCACGCTGCGCGCTGCGCGGACGGCAGGGGCGCGCTGCTCACCGGCGATATCGCCCAGGTGACGATGGACCGCCGCTTCGTCAGCTTCATGTATTCCTACCCCAATTACATGCCGCTCAATGCCGCCGCGGTGCGGCGGATCGCGACCGCCGTCGAGCCGCTCGCCTTCGATCGGATCTACGGCGCTTGGTGGGGACGCAATATTGCCACTGGGGCCAAGGCGGCTTTCGCGGCATCGGTCGAGCGCTATATCGCCGCCATCGCCTGA
- a CDS encoding MFS transporter, with protein sequence MTSRSPSPSRLWPLFALNFFMADMQSGIGPFVGVFLQERGWTTGLIGTALTIGNVAGMLITTPIGGFIDASRNKRMWVVIPGICVVSASAIILISQNFWAVTFSQVAQSLASAAIVPAVTGITLGIAKQKGFNALNGRNQAYNHAGNMVGAALSGYLGYKYGYVAVFMLAALFGAIAIACVLMIPAKAIDDRAARGSKEDDSKAPPDAMAMLLKHKALLVLALALALFHLGNAAIVPLYGLAAVAEGQANGPSFVATTVVIAQGVMVVTSLIAMKAASKRNYWPVILVSFMFLPIRGVLAFFVTGWWGVVPMQVLDGIGTGLQTVAVPGMVARALNGTGRINLGQGAVITVQGVGASLSPALGGWIAQWTGYGPAFLLLGAFGLASMALWFAFGAAVKKY encoded by the coding sequence ATGACATCGAGATCCCCTTCTCCGTCCCGCCTCTGGCCCCTGTTCGCGCTCAATTTCTTCATGGCCGACATGCAGTCGGGCATCGGGCCGTTCGTCGGCGTATTCCTCCAGGAGCGCGGCTGGACGACCGGACTGATCGGCACTGCGCTGACGATCGGCAATGTCGCGGGCATGCTGATCACGACGCCGATCGGCGGCTTCATCGATGCCAGCCGCAACAAGCGGATGTGGGTCGTGATTCCCGGCATCTGCGTGGTCTCGGCATCCGCAATCATTCTGATCTCGCAAAACTTCTGGGCGGTGACGTTCTCGCAAGTCGCGCAATCGCTGGCGAGCGCCGCGATCGTACCGGCGGTGACAGGCATCACGCTGGGCATCGCCAAGCAGAAGGGCTTCAATGCGCTCAACGGCCGCAACCAGGCGTACAACCACGCGGGCAACATGGTCGGCGCCGCCCTGTCGGGCTATCTCGGCTACAAATACGGCTATGTCGCCGTGTTCATGCTGGCGGCCTTGTTCGGTGCCATCGCGATCGCCTGCGTGCTGATGATTCCGGCCAAGGCAATCGATGACCGGGCCGCGCGCGGCAGCAAGGAGGATGACTCCAAGGCTCCGCCGGATGCGATGGCGATGCTGCTCAAGCACAAGGCACTGCTCGTGCTGGCACTCGCGCTCGCACTATTCCACCTCGGCAATGCCGCGATCGTTCCACTCTACGGGCTCGCGGCGGTCGCCGAGGGACAGGCCAACGGCCCGAGCTTCGTCGCGACCACCGTCGTCATTGCACAAGGCGTGATGGTCGTGACGTCGCTGATCGCGATGAAGGCCGCGAGCAAGCGCAATTACTGGCCGGTGATCCTGGTGTCCTTCATGTTCCTGCCCATCCGCGGCGTGCTCGCCTTCTTCGTGACGGGATGGTGGGGCGTCGTGCCGATGCAGGTGCTCGACGGCATCGGCACGGGTCTGCAGACCGTTGCCGTCCCCGGCATGGTCGCGCGCGCGCTCAACGGCACCGGCCGTATCAATCTCGGCCAGGGCGCCGTGATCACGGTGCAGGGTGTCGGCGCCAGCCTCAGCCCCGCGCTCGGCGGCTGGATCGCGCAATGGACCGGCTACGGTCCGGCCTTCCTGCTGCTCGGCGCGTTCGGGCTCGCATCAATGGCGCTGTGGTTCGCGTTCGGAGCGGCGGTGAAGAAGTATTGA
- a CDS encoding helix-turn-helix transcriptional regulator, with protein sequence MTQPQLSFNGDPTGPAYEGWREQFCRRVMGTDFVPIGDGPVHRMITPAILPRLRLSASYGTPMSFVSMGTNDELVVAMSPNSALNGTMGRRALNIAAGDLTIGDPSIKGAQITQTGYGNFQTALLPRKALLRACPNAEDLIAQSIPGANPITSMFLRYYDLAHAYADKLAPAELDAVSQHLFDLSVLMIGARGDVAEEARTRGLAAARLETLKSDILAQLDSPALSLTVLSAMHRVSPRTIQLLFEQAGITYSGFVLEQRLLRAERLLRNPAMRTRKIIEIAHLAGFHDVSYFHRAFRRRFGQTPDDVRKLAGNVG encoded by the coding sequence ATGACACAGCCACAACTCTCGTTCAACGGCGATCCGACGGGGCCGGCCTATGAGGGGTGGCGCGAGCAGTTCTGCCGGCGGGTGATGGGGACCGACTTCGTTCCGATCGGAGACGGCCCGGTGCACCGAATGATCACGCCGGCCATCCTTCCGCGCCTGCGGCTGTCCGCCTCCTACGGTACGCCGATGAGCTTCGTGTCCATGGGCACCAACGACGAATTGGTTGTCGCCATGTCACCAAATTCGGCTCTGAACGGAACCATGGGCAGGCGCGCACTGAACATTGCGGCCGGCGATCTCACGATCGGCGATCCCTCGATCAAGGGTGCCCAAATCACCCAGACAGGGTACGGCAACTTCCAGACCGCACTGTTGCCCCGCAAGGCGTTACTGCGGGCGTGCCCGAATGCCGAGGACCTGATTGCCCAGTCGATTCCCGGCGCCAATCCGATCACGTCGATGTTCCTGCGGTATTACGATCTCGCGCATGCTTATGCCGACAAGCTCGCGCCTGCGGAGCTCGATGCGGTCTCGCAGCACTTGTTCGACCTTTCGGTGCTGATGATCGGCGCCCGCGGCGATGTCGCCGAGGAAGCTCGGACGCGCGGCCTTGCCGCAGCACGTCTCGAGACTCTCAAATCCGACATCCTGGCACAGTTGGACAGCCCCGCGCTGTCACTCACCGTCCTGTCGGCCATGCACCGGGTCAGCCCACGCACGATCCAGCTTCTGTTCGAGCAGGCCGGCATCACTTATAGCGGGTTCGTGCTGGAGCAGCGCTTGCTGCGCGCCGAACGGCTGCTTCGAAACCCTGCCATGCGCACCCGCAAGATCATCGAGATCGCGCATCTCGCGGGTTTCCACGACGTATCCTACTTCCATCGCGCGTTTCGCCGCCGCTTCGGACAGACGCCCGACGACGTCAGGAAGCTGGCCGGCAACGTCGGCTAG
- a CDS encoding acyl-CoA synthetase, translating to MTGDTAATISKAREHSIGDLLRRSAGREPSKLAVSCGDVSWTFAEMDAICNRLGRGLLGLGVGKGDRIAVLSRNSHAFAALRFAVARIGAVLVPINFMLNPDEINFILKSSGAKLLATGPDFVEPARAASARDCAVEKMIWLPGEDPASAPAGLTTFDDLLHADRSFLEASVDSRDLAQIVYTSGTESLPKGAMLTHEAVMWQYVSCIIDGGMSVEDKFLHALPLYHCAQLDVFLGPQIYLGASGVITGKPTADNILALIQAHRITSFFAPPTIWISMLRSPNFDKTDLSTLQKGYYGASIMPVEVLLELQRRLPNVKFWNFYGQTEIAPLATVLRPEDQLRKAGSAGKPVLNVETRVVNTAMEDVKVGEVGEIVHRSPHLLSGYYNDPVKTAAAFSGGWFHSGDLATVDEEGHITVVDRVKDMIKTGGENVASREVEEMVYRIPAVSEVAVVGLPDPRWIEAVTAIVVVKSGEKLDEDAVIKHCAAQMAHFKVPKRVIFVDALPKNPSGKLLKRELRQRFVGGETLNKAIQKNFGA from the coding sequence ATGACCGGCGACACCGCAGCCACCATCTCGAAAGCGCGCGAGCATTCAATCGGTGATCTCTTGCGCCGTTCCGCCGGCCGAGAGCCGAGCAAGCTTGCGGTGAGCTGCGGCGACGTCAGCTGGACCTTTGCCGAGATGGATGCGATCTGCAACCGGCTCGGCCGCGGCCTGCTCGGCCTCGGCGTCGGAAAGGGTGATCGCATTGCGGTGCTCTCGCGCAATTCGCACGCCTTTGCCGCGCTGCGTTTTGCAGTGGCGCGGATCGGCGCGGTGCTGGTGCCGATCAACTTCATGCTCAATCCGGACGAGATCAATTTCATCCTCAAGAGCTCCGGCGCAAAGCTGCTCGCGACCGGACCGGATTTCGTCGAGCCTGCGCGCGCAGCCAGCGCGAGGGATTGTGCGGTCGAGAAGATGATCTGGCTGCCGGGTGAAGACCCTGCGTCCGCGCCTGCGGGCCTCACCACCTTCGACGATCTGCTTCATGCCGACCGCTCGTTCCTGGAAGCGTCGGTCGACAGCCGCGATCTGGCTCAGATCGTCTATACCAGCGGCACGGAATCGCTGCCAAAGGGCGCGATGCTGACCCATGAAGCCGTGATGTGGCAGTATGTCAGCTGCATCATCGATGGCGGCATGAGCGTGGAGGACAAGTTCCTGCACGCGCTGCCGCTCTATCACTGCGCCCAGCTCGACGTGTTCCTGGGACCGCAGATCTATCTCGGCGCCTCCGGCGTGATCACCGGCAAGCCGACCGCCGACAACATCCTGGCGCTGATCCAGGCGCACAGGATCACGTCGTTCTTCGCGCCGCCGACGATCTGGATTTCGATGCTGCGCTCGCCGAACTTCGACAAGACCGATCTGTCGACCCTGCAGAAGGGCTATTACGGCGCCTCGATCATGCCTGTGGAGGTGTTGCTCGAGCTTCAGCGCCGCCTGCCCAACGTCAAGTTCTGGAACTTCTACGGCCAAACCGAGATCGCGCCGCTCGCGACCGTGCTGCGGCCGGAGGACCAACTGCGCAAAGCCGGCTCGGCTGGCAAGCCTGTGCTCAATGTCGAGACTCGGGTGGTCAACACCGCGATGGAGGACGTCAAGGTCGGTGAAGTCGGCGAGATCGTGCACCGCTCGCCGCATTTGCTGTCCGGCTATTACAACGATCCGGTGAAGACTGCGGCAGCATTTTCGGGCGGCTGGTTTCACTCGGGAGACCTCGCCACGGTCGACGAGGAAGGCCACATCACCGTGGTCGATCGGGTTAAGGACATGATCAAGACCGGCGGCGAGAACGTCGCCAGCCGCGAGGTCGAAGAGATGGTCTACCGCATCCCCGCGGTCTCGGAGGTCGCCGTCGTCGGCTTGCCTGATCCGCGGTGGATCGAGGCGGTCACCGCCATCGTCGTGGTCAAGAGCGGTGAAAAGCTGGACGAGGACGCCGTCATCAAGCACTGCGCTGCCCAGATGGCGCATTTCAAGGTGCCCAAGCGCGTCATTTTCGTCGATGCCTTGCCGAAGAATCCGAGCGGCAAGCTGCTCAAGCGCGAGCTGCGCCAGCGCTTCGTCGGCGGCGAGACGCTGAACAAGGCGATCCAGAAGAATTTTGGGGCATAG